From a region of the Podospora pseudopauciseta strain CBS 411.78 chromosome 7 map unlocalized CBS411.78m_7, whole genome shotgun sequence genome:
- the LEU2 gene encoding 3-isopropylmalate dehydrogenase (EggNog:ENOG503NUBD; COG:E), with amino-acid sequence MATHNIVVFGGDHCGPEVVAEAVKVLKAIETNVPSAGKFNLQEHLLGGASITAHNSALTDEALAAAKAADAILLGAIGGPEWGPSSPVRPEEGILKLRKELGTYGNLRPCNFASESLVDSSPLKAEVCRGTDFIVVRELTGGIYFGDRKEDDGSGFAMDTEPYSRPEIERIARLAGFLALGQNPPAKVWSLDKANVLATSRLWRKVVTEVFEKEFPQLSVNHQLIDSAAMLMVKNPRALNGVVITSNLFGDIISDEASVIPGSIGLLPSASLGGIPDGKGKCNGIYEPIHGSAPDISGKGIVNPVGTILSVAMMLKYSLNLPKEAAAVEAAVKLAIDNGVRTKDLGGSASTTDMGDAVVAELVKLLKA; translated from the exons ATGGCGACTCACAAtattgttgtttttgggggtgatCACTGCGGTCCGGAG GTTGTTGCCGAGGCTGTCAAGGTCCTCAAGGCGATTGAGACAAATGTGCCGAGCGCGGGCAAGTTTAACTTGCAGGAGCACTTGTTGGGTGGT GCCTCCATCACTGCCCACAACAGCGCCCTGACCGACGaagccctcgccgccgccaaggccGCCGatgccatcctcctcggcgccaTCGGTGGTCCCGAATGGGGcccttcctcccccgtccGTCCCGAAGAGGGTATCCTCAAGCTCCGCAAGGAGCTCGGCACCTACGGCAACCTCCGCCCATGCAACTTCGCCTCCGAGTCCCTCGTCGATTCCTCCCCTCTCAAAGCCGAGGTCTGCCGCGGCACTGacttcatcgtcgtccgTGAGTTGACCGGCGGTATCTACTTTGGTGACCGCAAGGAGGACGACGGTTCCGGTTTCGCCATGGACACCGAGCCCTACTCCCGCCCGGAGATTGAGCGCATCGCCCGTCTGGCTGGTTTCTTGGCTCTGGGCCAGAACCCCCCGGCCAAGGTCTGGAGTTTGGACAAGGCCAACGTTTTGGCCACGAGCAGACTGTGGAGAAAGGTTGTGACGGAGGTGTTTGAGAAGGAGTTCCCTCAGCTGTCGGTGAACCACCAGCTGATTGACTCTGCGGCTATGTTGATGGTCAAGAACCCGAGGGCGCTGAACGGTGTGGTGATCACCAGCAACTTGTTTGGTGATATTATTAGCGATGAGGCGTCGGTTATTCCGGGGTCGATTGGGCTTTTGCCTAGTGCTTCGTTGGGTGGTATTCCTGATGGGAAGGGCAAGTGCAATGGTATTTATGAGCCTATTCACG GCTCTGCTCCCGACATCTCTGGCAAGGGCATTGTCAACCCCGTTggcaccatcctctccgTTGCCATGATGCTCAAGTACTCCCTCAACCTGCCcaaggaggctgctgctgttgaggctgctgtTAAGCTGGCTATCGACAACGGTGTCCGCACCAAGGATCTGGGTGGCTCGGCTAGCACAACTGATATGGGTGATGCCGTTGTTGCTGAGCTCGTCAAACTCCTCAAGGCTTAG
- a CDS encoding uncharacterized protein (COG:S; EggNog:ENOG503P3K3): MPRNFFTRNSLPETTEHLLFSTALARFPTSVLIEPAVQGYCSYTLLNTTQQLVLQFRPEKHAIDLEVAALARGVHGAWAPETEFLGFTGGGKEGGRMGFYCHGLIPGRILAGFRTGEGGVEVGGLVRELAEFYAQAYRYGGCGGERRGKVGGSLEGRLVMLSEGLPARFRPFVSPVLGELSGIVELPWVLTHGDFSADNVMVRLESAEKRKERGKGRSRGGEKSKRELRLKGVIDWAEAEFLPFGTGLYGLESILGHLDRLNTSNEEEVGGRSRLREIFWSELASLIPQLKTDDEFYERVKLAGLMGVLFWHGIAFDNGALDRVVEEGRDDEEIGLLDEILFGEGSEDFAELKSKRVENSKK, from the coding sequence ATGCCAAGAAACTTCTTCACCCgcaactccctccccgaaACTACAGAACACCTCCTCTTTAGCACAGCCCTCGCTCGTTTCCCTACCTCTGTGCTCATCGAGCCCGCTGTTCAGGGGTACTGCTCTTACACGcttctcaacaccacccagcaGCTCGTTTTGCAGTTCCGGCCCGAGAAACATGCCATTGATCTTGAGGTTGCAgctttggcgaggggggTTCATGGGGCTTGGGCGCCGGAGACGGAATTTCTTGGGTTTActgggggggggaaggagggcgggaggatggggttttATTGTCATGGGTTGATTCCTGGGAGGATTTTGGCGGGTTTTAGGacaggggagggaggggttgaggtgggtgggttggtgagggagttggcgGAGTTTTATGCGCAGGCGTATCGTTatggtgggtgtggtggtgaacgGAGAGGGAAGGTTGGGGGGAGTTTGGAGGGgcggttggtgatgttgagcgAGGGACTCCCTGCTCGTTTCCGACCGTTTGTGTCTCCTGTTCTTGGAGAGCTTTCTGGGATTGTTGAGCTTCCTTGGGTGCTTACACATGGGGATTTTAGCGCGGATAATGTtatggtgaggttggagagcGCTGAGAAGCGGAAGGAAAGGGGTAAAGGGAGGTCgaggggtggtgagaagTCGAAGCGGGAGTTGAGGTTGAAGGGTGTGATTGACTGGGCCGAGGCTGAGTTTTTGCCGTTTGGGACGGGGTTGTATGGGTTGGAGAGTATACTGGGACATCTTGATCGGCTGAACACGTCTaatgaagaagaagtagGAGGGAGGTCTCGATTAAGAGAGATATTCTGGTCTGAGTTGGCAAGTCTGATACCCCAACTGAAGACAGATGATGAATTCTACGAGAGGGTGAAATTGGCCGGTTTGATGGGCGTGCTATTTTGGCATGGGATAGCATTCGACAACGGGGCACTTGAccgggttgttgaggaggggagggatgatgaggagattGGGCTGTTGGATGAGATTTTGTTTGGTGAGGGGAGTGAAGACTTTGCCGAGTTAAAAAGCAAAAGAGTCGAAAACTCCAAAAAATGA
- a CDS encoding uncharacterized protein (COG:S; EggNog:ENOG503NVDD), whose amino-acid sequence MSPASQPIQITKKRLVICCDGTWMNSDTGYRKSSYRNPIGKTAVPSNVTRLSRSLRRSCTDGTLQVIDYHSGIGLSGSFADVLSGGAFGLGIFENIRSAYSFICANYTDGDEIILVGFSRGAFTARSAAAMVSDLGLLTREGMEYFYPIYKDRQHWRDTKYKDPFPDTPFSDKPKGDDASRKYREMLVEGLTRIHQNHENRPLIKVRADTIGSLGIPHSTAEFRLFDTDLSDRIEYAFHALALDEHRSSFIPTVWERTVDNLGATDLRQVWFPGNHGNVGGAWKDAGISDITLAWMMDQLASIGVEFDEAVIMRLFDQLEHSYRDMAEKDPKCTHAQKHPRPSRPLIEVEPPPIESNNLPEWVRFRPRSLSTATDTGKKIIGEKHWAIKPICARNIPLRPWALGAIRGSKAAGSKVRSPCAYKKRDPITGKKTKDFLEDTNERMHSSVRVRLALEGLGLNDKGVWEAPALKGKWALRKTTREFLDPIPKTVTSWEKSTASAATTSWKKKLDLSNNQTAHKQDDDESLAASNAATLVETAVEQQRPLQAMDNKGYRWVWEYCGNVKDAPPQKVMVEEQLGPFERQLLRLLGGVPNVYEFAETVEGMDGRKV is encoded by the exons ATGTCACCCGCTTCCCAACCAATTCAAATCACCAAAAAACGCCTGGTCATCTGCTGTGATGGCACGTGGATGAACAGTGACACGGGTTACAGGAAATCATCCTACCGGAACCCTATTGGAAAAACGGCTGTTCCGTCCAATGTCACCCGTCTCTCCCGGTCTTTACGTCGGTCATGTACAGATGGAACTCTTCAGGTCATTGATTATCACTCCGGAATTGGCTTAAGTGGCAGTTTCGCAGATGTTTTATCCGGCGGTGCTTTTGGCTTGGGCATCTTTGAG AATATCCGGTCAGCCTACTCCTTCATATGTGCCAACTATAccgatggtgatgagatcATCCTTGTGGGCTTCTCACGAGGAGCCTTTACCGCAAGGTCAGCTGCGGCAATGGTCTCGGATCTAGGGCTCCTGACCCGCGAAGGCATGGAGTATTTCTACCCCATCTACAAGGACAGGCAGCATTGGCGGGATACCAAATATAAGGATCCTTTTCCGGATACACCGTTTAGTGATAAGCCCAAAGGAGATGATGCTTCACGGAAGTATCGAGAGATGCTTGTCGAG GGCCTCACACGCATCCATCAGAACCATGAGAACAGGCCACTGATCAAAGTGAGGGCT GACACTATTGGAAGCTTGGGAATACCCCATTCAACCGCCGAATTTCGCTTATTTGACACTGACTTGTCAGATCGTATCGAATATGCCTTTCATGCACTTGCCCTCGATGAACACAGGTCCTCATTTATACCTACAGTGTGGGAGCGCACCGTTGATAACCTGGGTGCCACCGACTTACGCCAGGTTTGGTTTCCAGGCAATCATGGAAATGTAGGCGGGGCCTGGAAAGATGCCGGAATCTCCGACATTACCTTGGCTT GGATGATGGATCAACTTGCGTCCATTGGCGTCGAGTTTGATGAGGCAGTCATCATGCGCCTTTTTGACCAGCTTGAACACTCATACCGCGACATGGCTGAGAAAGACCCCAAGTGTACGCATGCACAGAAGCACCCGAGACCAAGCAGGCCGTTGATAGAAGTCGAACCACCTCCAATAGAGTCGAACAATCTCCCAGAATGGGTGCGATTCCGACCGCGAAGTCTTTCAACGGCAACCGATACTGGGAAGAAGATCATCGGCGAGAAGCACTGGGCTATCAAGCCCATCTGCGCAAGAAATATCCCCCTTCGACCCTGGGCGCTCGGCGCAATTCGCGGTTCCAAGGCTGCCGGATCCAAAGTTCGCTCACCATGCGCCTATAAGAAGAGAGATCCTATCACGGgaaaaaaaaccaaagaCTTCCTCGAGGATACCAACGAACGGATGCATAGCTCTGTGCGTGTCCGTCTCGCGTTAGAGGGGCTTGGGCTCAACGACAAAGGTGTCTGGGAAGCTCCGGCACTGAAAGGGAAATGGGCCTTGCGAAAGACCACTCGAGAATTTTTGGatcccatccccaaaacTGTGACATCATGGGAGAAAAGTACCGCATCAGCTGCAACAACATcctggaagaagaagctggacctGTCCAACAATCAGACTGCACACAAacaagatgacgacgagTCGCTGGCTGCTTCAAATGCCGCAACGTTAGTAGAGACGGCAGTTGAGCAGCAGCGCCCGTTGCAGGCAATGGATAACAAGGGTTAcaggtgggtttgggagtaTTGTGGCAATGTGAAGGATGCACCACCCCAAAAGGTGATGGTAGAGGAGCAGCTGGGACCGTTTGAGAGACAGTTGCTGAGATTGTTAGGGGGTGTGCCAAATGTGTATGAGTTCGCcgagacggtggaggggatggatgggaggaaggtgtAA
- a CDS encoding uncharacterized protein (EggNog:ENOG503NTXN), translated as MTMPIPTPNERIRRFKEALSIVYGPFDNILSSPDPEASALSWTPPSSPGAAGHLGRYLWTDAFGVVNFITLSKELSCPPYLTLAKRLVTTVHETLGRTRDLSSRLPGATDAEPLKGGLRIGKPHSEEEDPRDGDGQYHHYLTLWMFALNRLALATGEKQWSLLAVQLAKAVHNKFIVRNRSNHHAERMVWKMSTDLSRVSVPTEGHLDAATGFVVYRLLQRTAEYMHGPPGDLVSEIADYRLLMGREGKMRVSNDCLDLGMGLWICHFFRDEDWARTLGSQSLEVGKILLDGKRGFASRDANRRLAFREFGACLGLRCYGCGADAELKESVKGVLEFWQRYLEGSTDEDLKPISLVMYAAAGLPGAFEDGYLGRG; from the exons ATGACAATgcccatcccaacccccaatgAGCGCATCCGCCGCTTCAAAGAAGCCCTCTCCATAGTCTACGGCCCCTTTGACaacatcctctcctccccggACCCAGAAGCTTCCGCCTTGTCGTGgacgcccccctcctccccgggCGCAGCCGGTCACCTAGGCCGTTACCTCTGGACCGATGCCTTTGGCGTAGTCAACTTCATCACCTTATCCAAAGAGctctcttgtcctccttACCTAACCCTCGCCAAAAGACTCGTCACCACCGTCCACGAAACCCTAGGCCGCACCCGGGACCTATCCTCCCGTCTCCCCGGTGCTACAGATGCAGAGCCCCTAAAGGGCGGTCTCCGGATAGGAAAACCCCACTCTGAGGAAGAAGACCCACGTGATGGCGACGGGCAGTATCACCACTACCTGACATTATGGATGTTTGCGCTCAACAGGCTGGCCTTGGCGACGGGGGAGAAACAGTGGAGTTTACTGGCTGTTCAGCTTGCCAAGGCGGTGCACAACAAGTTTATCGTCAGGAACAGGAGCAATCATCATGCAGAGAGGATGGTGTGGAAGATGTCTACTGATTTGTCGCGGGTGTCGGTTCCCACGGAGGGACATCTTGATGCCGCGACGGGGTTTGTCGTTTATAGGCTTTTGCAGAGAACGGCCGAGTACATGCATGGCCCACCGGGGGATTTGGTGTCAGAGATTGCAGATTACCGGcttttgatggggagggaggggaagatgagGGTGAGTAATGACTGTTTGGACTTGGGGATGGGGCTGTGGATATGCCATTTCTTCCGTGATGAGGATTGGGCCAGGACTTTGGGTAGTCAGAGTTTGGAGGTGGGGAAGATACTCCTGGATGGAAAGCGGGGGTTCGCGAGCAGGGACGCGAATAGGAGGTTGGCTTTCCGGGAGTTTGGAGCCTgtttggggttgaggtgtTATGGTTGCGGAGCTGATGcggagctgaaggagagTGTGAAGGGGGTGCTGGAGTTTTGGCAGCGATACTTGGAGGGTTCGACAGATGAGGATTTGAAGCCAATTTCGTTGGTCATGTACGCTGCGGCTGGGCTCCCAGGTG CATTTGAGGATGGGTATCTGGGTCGCGGATAG